A single genomic interval of Takifugu flavidus isolate HTHZ2018 chromosome 19, ASM371156v2, whole genome shotgun sequence harbors:
- the kidins220b gene encoding kinase D-interacting substrate of 220 kDa B isoform X5, with protein MDTTTSIKMTTLAIQNLFGYVEEENLAALKAHLDRFKEVDGRSDNGQTPLMLAAEQGSLEILQELIRRGANVNLDDVDCWSALISAAKEGHVDVVKELLENSAYVEHRDMGGWTALMWAAYKGRVDVTQLLLEHGANANTTGQYSVYPIIWAAGRGHSEIVKLLLQNEAKVNCSDKYGTTPLIWASRKGHFDCVMHLLENGADVDQEGANSMTALIVAVKGGYTAVVKELLKRKPNVNMTDKDGNTALMIAAKEGYTEIVQDLLDAGTYVNIPDRSGDTVLIGAVRGGHVEIVRALLHKYADIDIKGQDNKTALYWAVEKGNATMVRDILQCNPDTETCTKDGETPLIKATKMRNVEIVEMLLDKGAKVSAVDKKGDTPLHIAIRGRSRRLAELLLRNPKDGRLLYRPNKAGETPYNIDCSHQKSILTQIFGARHLSPTETDGDMLGYDLYSSALADILSEPTMQPPICVGLYAQWGSGKSFLLKKLEDEMKTFAGQQIEPLFQFSWLVVFLSLLLCGSVAVVLGFSVDPRLAMAVSLSLLALLYLFFVLVYFGGRQEGENWTWVWLISTRLARHIGYLELLLKLMFVNPPELPEQSTRALPVRFLFTDYNRLSSVGGETSMAEMIATLSDACEREFGFLATRLFRVFRTEETQGKRKWKKTCCVPSFILFVLVLLCLFAGLALLAIVNVDGENRTMNGVLIAMGSVVGMAMLVNCKTWWQVMDSVLNSQRKRLHSAANRMHKLKSEGFMKVLKNEVELMAKMAKTIDSFTQHQTRLAVVIDGLDSCEQDKVLQMLDTVRVLFSKGSFISIFASDPHIIIKAINQNLNSVLRDSNINGHDYMRNIVHLPVFLNSRGLSSAKKMCTSTSTNGDATNVDGWHEELDRKLSQHSLGELTKFGSKTTLTRRDTFRRRQVQRTVTRQMSFDLTKLMVTEDWFSDISPQTMRRLLNIVSLTGRLLRANQITFNWDRLASWINLTEQWPYRTSWLILYLEETEAVPDHATLKTIYERVSKNIPTTKDVEPLLEIDGDVRSFEVFLSSRTPVLTAKDIRTFLPCTVNLDPKLREIITDVLAAREQMNMSGVNYPTLPLPEVQPRPTSVYSQVSSTCSPSASFSGPFNQPAGGVLSPQPHSSYYSGLSGPQHPFYNRGSVVSTGPTIFLGSMTTEAVCELLRQIEGIDLSMLGQYGATVKKANVNGRVLSQCNIDELKKEMNMNFGDWQLFRATVLNMRHIENQLLHEEAASEQGSLVGSHADAGRRGGAPPHASATNADGSPMYNFNLSFEELSNVGLDESTRQGGVPWMGAAHRTASMSSLNSQESSNDIGKLTDKQQAEYRNAYQEYIAQMSQLELSGAGGGERPVEPQPGQFMNLSDDKNREEHDGRKPFSKRSGAKLAADNTDFSNTDSLDPITEEDEKGEHGSSRTPVPCRSSAGRGGLFQGAADLKLKAGGGLRYQKLTSDDNESEESDNAPRMKDQKTELKPPASMLALKGKDSLSDAMLDKKESSDSGVRSSESSPNHSLQDEEADLSNRSNLIELNDDSLVCPQGAPSSLCGLQDPAVVRMSICSEDQCSLLASSPEESWPSSKTYNLNRTPSNVTLNNNTNAQHANRHQQPAESSIGTTSSSDIIVSSTSSRPGPNNENVRVVHLKRGVTPGEPPEICTMSCDTVTFSEERESIL; from the exons ATGGacaccaccacctccatcaaGATGACCACACTGGCCATCCAGAACCTGTTTGGctatgtggaggaggagaatcTGGCTGCACTCAAGGCCCACCTGGACCGTTTCAAGGAGGTGGATGGACGCAGCGAC AATGGGCAGACTCCTCTCATGCTAGCGGCTGAACAGGGCAGTCTGGAGATCCTTCAGGAGCTCATCAGGAGAGGAGCCAATGTCAATCTGGATGACGTG gACTGCTGGTCGGCTCTGATCAGTGCAGCTAAAGAAGGTCACGTAGACGTAGTGAAAGAGCTACTGGAGAACAGCGCTTATGTGGAACACAGAGATATG GGAGGTTGGACCGCTCTGATGTGGGCGGCATACAAAGGCCGAGTGGACGTGACTCAGCTGCTGTTGGAACATGGAGCAAATGCCAACACAACCggacag tacagtgtgTATCCCATCATCTGGGCTGCAGGTCGAGGACACTCTGAAATTGTCAAACTTCTGCTACAAAATGAAGCTAAAGTCAACTGTTCCGATAAG TACGGGACCACCCCTCTAATCTGGGCGTCCAGGAAAGGACACTTTGACTGTGTGATGCACCTGCTGGAGAACGGAGCCGATGTTGACCAGGAGGGGGCG AATTCAATGACAGCGCTGATCGTGGCGGTGAAGGGTGGCTACACCGCGGTGGTGAAGGAACTGCTGAAGAGGAAGCCCAACGTCAACATGACTGACAAAGACGGAAACACTGCGCTCATGATTGCTGCCAAGGAGGGTTACACCGAGATCGTCCAAGACCTGCTGGACGCCGGGACCTACGTCAACATTCCAGACCGG agtGGTGATACAGTGCTGATTGGAGCAGTGAGGGGGGGTCATGTGGAAATTGTCAGAGCCCTACTACATAAATATGCTGACATTGACATCAAAGGACAG GATAATAAAACGGCTCTGTACTGGGCAGTAGAAAAAGGAAACGCCACCATGGTGAGAGACATCCTGCAGTGTAACCCAGACACAGAGACCTGCACCAAG GATGGAGAAACTCCTCtgatcaaagcaacaaagatGAGGAACGTGGAGATCGTGGAGATGCTGCTCGATAAAGGCGCGAAGGTTTCGGCTGTTGATAAG AAGGGAGACACACCGCTTCACATCGCCATTCGTGGGCGGAGCCGGCGCCTGGCTGAGCTCCTCCTCAGGAACCCCAAAGATGGCCGCCTGTTGTACCGCCCTAACAAGGCCGGAGAAACGCCGTACAACATTGACTGCAGCCACCAAAAAAGCATCCTCACGCAAATCTTTGGAGCAC GTCACCTGTCACCaacggagacagacggagacatGCTGGGTTATGACCTGTACAGCTCTGCTTTGGCCGATATCCTGAGTGAACCAACCATGCAGCCTCCCATCTGTGTCGGGCTCTATGCCCAGTGGGGCAGCGGAAAGTCCTTCCTGCTAAAGAAGCTGGAGG atgagATGAAGACGTTTGCCGGGCAGCAGATCGAGCCgttgttccagttctcctggcTGGtggtcttcctgtctctgctgctctgcggcTCCGTGGCGGTTGTCCTTGGCTTCAGCGTTGACCCTCGGCTCGCCATGGCCGTCTCCCTCAGCCTGCTGGCTCTGCTCTACTTGTTCTTTG TGCTGGTGTATTTTGGAGGGCGTCAAGAAGgggagaactggacctgggtgtGGCTGATCAGCACTCGTCTGGCGCGCCACATCGGgtatctggagctgctgctgaagctaatGTTCGTAAATCCACCAGAGCTGCCAGAGCAGAGCACCAGAGCGCTGCCGGTCAG GTTTCTGTTCACTGACTACAACCGTCTGTCAAGTGTGGGTGGAGAAACATCAATGGCTGAGATGATCGCCACATTGTCTGACGCCTGTGAGAGAGAATTTGGTTTCCTCGCAACACGATTGTTCAGAGTGTTTAGGACGGAGGAAACACAGG GcaagaggaagtggaagaagaCATGCTGCgttccatccttcatcctcttTGTCCTGGTCTTGTTGTGCCTGTTTGCCGGTTTGGCTCTGTTGGCCATCGTCAATGTGGACGGGGAGAACCGTACGATGAACGGGGTGCTGATCGCCATGGGCAGCGTGGTGGGGATGGCTATGTTGGTCAACTGCAAGACATGGTGGCAGGTGATGGACTCAGTGTTGAACTCTCAGAGGAAGAGGCTTCACAGCGCTGCCAACAGGATGCACAAGCTGAAGAGCGAAGGTTTCATGAAG GTGCTGAAAAATGAGGTGGAGCTAATGGCAAAGATGGCAAAGACCATAGACAGCTTTACGCAACATCAGACCAGACTGGCGGTCGTTATCGATGGACTGGACTCCTGCGAACAGGACAAAGTTCTACAGATGCTTGACACA GTACGGGTGCTCTTCTCCAAAGggtccttcatctccatctttgcCAGTGACCCACACATCATTATCAAAGCCATCAACCAGAACCTGAACAGCGTTCTGCGAGACTCCAACATCAACGGTCATGACTACATGAGGAACATTGTGCACCTACCAGTTTTCCTTAACAGCAGGGGCCTGTCCAGCGCCAAGAAGATGTGCACTTCTACATCCACCAACGGGGATGCCACTAACGTTGATG GTTGGCATGAGGAGTTGGACAGGAAGTTGTCCCAGCACAGTCTGGGAGAATTAACAAAGTTTGGCAGTAAGACCACTCTGACTCGCAGG GACACATTCCGGCGGCGTCAGGTGCAGCGCACGGTGACGCGACAAATGTCATTCGACCTGACAaagctgatggtgacggaggaCTGGTTCAGTGACATCAGTCCACAGACGATGAGGCGGCTGCTGAACATCGTCTCGCTCACTG GTCGTCTTCTGCGAGCCAATCAGATCACTTTCAACTGGGACCGTTTGGCCTCCTGGATCAACCTGACAGAGCAGTGGCCCTACAGGACCTCGTGGCTCATCCTGTACCTGGAAGAGACTGAGGCGGTCCCGGACCACGCCACCCTTAAGACCATCTATGAGAG AGTGTCCAAGAACATCCCTACTACTAAAGACGTGGAGCCGCTGCTTGAGATTGACGGAGACGTTCGTAGCTTTGAAGTCTTCCTGTCCTCGCGTACACCTGTCCTGACAGCTAAAGACATCCGAACCTTCCTGCCTTGCACCGTTAATTTGGACCCTAAACTCCGAGAGATCATCACAG ATGTTCTTGCTGCCAGGGAACAAATGAATATGAGTGGAGTCAACTATCCAACACTACCTTTGCCAGAAGTGCAGCCCCGCCCCACCTCAGTGTACTCCCAGGTGTCGTCAACGTGCTCGCCCTCCGCCTCCTTTAGTGGACCCTTTaaccagccagcagggggcgtgcTTTCCCCGCAGCCACACAGCAGCTACTATAGTGGCCTATCTGGACCACAGCACCCGTTCTACAACAGG GGGTCTGTGGTGTCAACTGGTCCCACTATCTTCCTCGGCTCCATGACAACGGAGGCGGTCTGTGAGCTTTTACGGCAGATTGAAGGCATCGACCTGAGCATGCTGGGACAGTACGGCGCCACCGTCAagaag GCCAACGTAAATGGCAGAGTTCTGTCTCAGTGCAACATCGACGAGCTGAAGAAGGAGATGAACATGAACTTTGGAGACTGGCAACTGTTCAGAGCAACG GTTCTCAACATGCGACACATCGAGAATCAACTGCTCCACGAGGAAGCTGCCAGCGAGCAAGGCAGCCTTGTAGGGAGCCACGCTGATGCTGGAAGGCGAGGGGGGGCTCCGCCTCATGCCAGCGCTACCAATGCCGATGGATCGCCGATGTATAACTTCAACCTGAGCTTTGAGGAGCTGAGCAATGTGGGCCTGGACGAGTCAACGAGACAGGGAGGCGTTCCCTGGATG GGCGCTGCTCATCGCACGGCGAGCATGAGCAGCCTGAATTCTCAAGAGTCCTCCAACGACATCGGCAAACTGACCGACAAGCAACAGGCCGAGTACAGAAACGCCTACCAGGAGTACATAGCTCAGATGTCGCAGTTAGAGTTGAGCGGCGCTGGTGGCGGAGAAAGGCCCGTCGAGCCACAACCCGGGCAGTTTATGAATTTGTCTGATGATAAGAACAGAGAAGAGCATGATGGACGTAAACCCTTCAGCAAAAGGAGCGGTGCCAAACTGGCAGCAGACAACACTGACTTCTCCAACACCGATAGCCTGGATCCAATCACAGAAGAAGATGAGAAGGGCGAGCACGGGTCCTCCAGGACTCCGGTGCCTTGCAGGTCCTCGGCTGGAAGAGGCGGGCTGTTCCAGGGTGCCGCCGACCTAAAGCTGAAGGCTGGCGGCGGGCTGCGCTACCAAAAGTTGACAAGTGACGACAATGAGTCAGAGGAGTCTGACAACGCTCCTCGGATGAAGGATCAGAAGACCGAACTCAAACCACCAGCCAGCATGCTCGCTCTGAAGGGGAAGGACTCGCTCTCAGATGCCATGCTGGACAAGAAGGAGTCATCCGACTCCGGTGTGCGCTCCAGTGAAAGCTCACCCAACCACTCGCTTCAGGACGAGGAGGCAGATCTCTCCAACCGGTCCAACCTGATTGAGCTGAACGACGACAGCCTGGTTTGCCCTCAAGGggctcccagcagcctctgtgGCCTGCAGGACCCTGCCGTGGTCCGCATGTCCATCTGCTCTGAGGATCAGTGCAGCCTTCTGGCCAGTAGTCCTGAAGAAAGCTGGCCCTCATCAAAGACCTACAACCTGAACCGCACCCCCAGCAACGTGACactcaacaacaacaccaatgCTCAGCACGCCAACCGCCATCAGCAGCCCGCGGAGAGCTCCATCGGCACCACCTCCTCTAGCGACATCATCGtgtccagcacctcctccaggcccGGGCCCAACAACGAGAACGTCCGAGTGGTGCACCTGAAGAGGGGTGTGACTCCTGGCGAGCCCCCAGAGATATGCACCATGTCATGTGACACCGTCACCTTTAGCGAGGAGCGCGAGAGCATCCTGTGA
- the kidins220b gene encoding kinase D-interacting substrate of 220 kDa B isoform X2, whose amino-acid sequence MDTTTSIKMTTLAIQNLFGYVEEENLAALKAHLDRFKEVDGRSDNGQTPLMLAAEQGSLEILQELIRRGANVNLDDVDCWSALISAAKEGHVDVVKELLENSAYVEHRDMGGWTALMWAAYKGRVDVTQLLLEHGANANTTGQYSVYPIIWAAGRGHSEIVKLLLQNEAKVNCSDKYGTTPLIWASRKGHFDCVMHLLENGADVDQEGANSMTALIVAVKGGYTAVVKELLKRKPNVNMTDKDGNTALMIAAKEGYTEIVQDLLDAGTYVNIPDRSGDTVLIGAVRGGHVEIVRALLHKYADIDIKGQDNKTALYWAVEKGNATMVRDILQCNPDTETCTKDGETPLIKATKMRNVEIVEMLLDKGAKVSAVDKKGDTPLHIAIRGRSRRLAELLLRNPKDGRLLYRPNKAGETPYNIDCSHQKSILTQIFGARHLSPTETDGDMLGYDLYSSALADILSEPTMQPPICVGLYAQWGSGKSFLLKKLEDEMKTFAGQQIEPLFQFSWLVVFLSLLLCGSVAVVLGFSVDPRLAMAVSLSLLALLYLFFVLVYFGGRQEGENWTWVWLISTRLARHIGYLELLLKLMFVNPPELPEQSTRALPVRFLFTDYNRLSSVGGETSMAEMIATLSDACEREFGFLATRLFRVFRTEETQGKRKWKKTCCVPSFILFVLVLLCLFAGLALLAIVNVDGENRTMNGVLIAMGSVVGMAMLVNCKTWWQVMDSVLNSQRKRLHSAANRMHKLKSEGFMKVLKNEVELMAKMAKTIDSFTQHQTRLAVVIDGLDSCEQDKVLQMLDTVRVLFSKGSFISIFASDPHIIIKAINQNLNSVLRDSNINGHDYMRNIVHLPVFLNSRGLSSAKKMCTSTSTNGDATNVDGWHEELDRKLSQHSLGELTKFGSKTTLTRRDTFRRRQVQRTVTRQMSFDLTKLMVTEDWFSDISPQTMRRLLNIVSLTGRLLRANQITFNWDRLASWINLTEQWPYRTSWLILYLEETEAVPDHATLKTIYERVSKNIPTTKDVEPLLEIDGDVRSFEVFLSSRTPVLTAKDIRTFLPCTVNLDPKLREIITDVLAAREQMNMSGVNYPTLPLPEVQPRPTSVYSQVSSTCSPSASFSGPFNQPAGGVLSPQPHSSYYSGLSGPQHPFYNRPYFPHHLCQLPRPLMASTHPSHLHPCQPKVCISQDFSAAPCKGSSLKKTQGSVVSTGPTIFLGSMTTEAVCELLRQIEGIDLSMLGQYGATVKKANVNGRVLSQCNIDELKKEMNMNFGDWQLFRATVLNMRHIENQLLHEEAASEQGSLVGSHADAGRRGGAPPHASATNADGSPMYNFNLSFEELSNVGLDESTRQGGVPWMGAAHRTASMSSLNSQESSNDIGKLTDKQQAEYRNAYQEYIAQMSQLELSGAGGGERPVEPQPGQFMNLSDDKNREEHDGRKPFSKRSGAKLAADNTDFSNTDSLDPITEEDEKGEHGSSRTPVPCRSSAGRGGLFQGAADLKLKAGGGLRYQKLTSDDNESEESDNAPRMKDQKTELKPPASMLALKGKDSLSDAMLDKKESSDSGVRSSESSPNHSLQDEEADLSNRSNLIELNDDSLVCPQGAPSSLCGLQDPAVVRMSICSEDQCSLLASSPEESWPSSKTYNLNRTPSNVTLNNNTNAQHANRHQQPAESSIGTTSSSDIIVSSTSSRPGPNNENVRVVHLKRGVTPGEPPEICTMSCDTVTFSEERESIL is encoded by the exons ATGGacaccaccacctccatcaaGATGACCACACTGGCCATCCAGAACCTGTTTGGctatgtggaggaggagaatcTGGCTGCACTCAAGGCCCACCTGGACCGTTTCAAGGAGGTGGATGGACGCAGCGAC AATGGGCAGACTCCTCTCATGCTAGCGGCTGAACAGGGCAGTCTGGAGATCCTTCAGGAGCTCATCAGGAGAGGAGCCAATGTCAATCTGGATGACGTG gACTGCTGGTCGGCTCTGATCAGTGCAGCTAAAGAAGGTCACGTAGACGTAGTGAAAGAGCTACTGGAGAACAGCGCTTATGTGGAACACAGAGATATG GGAGGTTGGACCGCTCTGATGTGGGCGGCATACAAAGGCCGAGTGGACGTGACTCAGCTGCTGTTGGAACATGGAGCAAATGCCAACACAACCggacag tacagtgtgTATCCCATCATCTGGGCTGCAGGTCGAGGACACTCTGAAATTGTCAAACTTCTGCTACAAAATGAAGCTAAAGTCAACTGTTCCGATAAG TACGGGACCACCCCTCTAATCTGGGCGTCCAGGAAAGGACACTTTGACTGTGTGATGCACCTGCTGGAGAACGGAGCCGATGTTGACCAGGAGGGGGCG AATTCAATGACAGCGCTGATCGTGGCGGTGAAGGGTGGCTACACCGCGGTGGTGAAGGAACTGCTGAAGAGGAAGCCCAACGTCAACATGACTGACAAAGACGGAAACACTGCGCTCATGATTGCTGCCAAGGAGGGTTACACCGAGATCGTCCAAGACCTGCTGGACGCCGGGACCTACGTCAACATTCCAGACCGG agtGGTGATACAGTGCTGATTGGAGCAGTGAGGGGGGGTCATGTGGAAATTGTCAGAGCCCTACTACATAAATATGCTGACATTGACATCAAAGGACAG GATAATAAAACGGCTCTGTACTGGGCAGTAGAAAAAGGAAACGCCACCATGGTGAGAGACATCCTGCAGTGTAACCCAGACACAGAGACCTGCACCAAG GATGGAGAAACTCCTCtgatcaaagcaacaaagatGAGGAACGTGGAGATCGTGGAGATGCTGCTCGATAAAGGCGCGAAGGTTTCGGCTGTTGATAAG AAGGGAGACACACCGCTTCACATCGCCATTCGTGGGCGGAGCCGGCGCCTGGCTGAGCTCCTCCTCAGGAACCCCAAAGATGGCCGCCTGTTGTACCGCCCTAACAAGGCCGGAGAAACGCCGTACAACATTGACTGCAGCCACCAAAAAAGCATCCTCACGCAAATCTTTGGAGCAC GTCACCTGTCACCaacggagacagacggagacatGCTGGGTTATGACCTGTACAGCTCTGCTTTGGCCGATATCCTGAGTGAACCAACCATGCAGCCTCCCATCTGTGTCGGGCTCTATGCCCAGTGGGGCAGCGGAAAGTCCTTCCTGCTAAAGAAGCTGGAGG atgagATGAAGACGTTTGCCGGGCAGCAGATCGAGCCgttgttccagttctcctggcTGGtggtcttcctgtctctgctgctctgcggcTCCGTGGCGGTTGTCCTTGGCTTCAGCGTTGACCCTCGGCTCGCCATGGCCGTCTCCCTCAGCCTGCTGGCTCTGCTCTACTTGTTCTTTG TGCTGGTGTATTTTGGAGGGCGTCAAGAAGgggagaactggacctgggtgtGGCTGATCAGCACTCGTCTGGCGCGCCACATCGGgtatctggagctgctgctgaagctaatGTTCGTAAATCCACCAGAGCTGCCAGAGCAGAGCACCAGAGCGCTGCCGGTCAG GTTTCTGTTCACTGACTACAACCGTCTGTCAAGTGTGGGTGGAGAAACATCAATGGCTGAGATGATCGCCACATTGTCTGACGCCTGTGAGAGAGAATTTGGTTTCCTCGCAACACGATTGTTCAGAGTGTTTAGGACGGAGGAAACACAGG GcaagaggaagtggaagaagaCATGCTGCgttccatccttcatcctcttTGTCCTGGTCTTGTTGTGCCTGTTTGCCGGTTTGGCTCTGTTGGCCATCGTCAATGTGGACGGGGAGAACCGTACGATGAACGGGGTGCTGATCGCCATGGGCAGCGTGGTGGGGATGGCTATGTTGGTCAACTGCAAGACATGGTGGCAGGTGATGGACTCAGTGTTGAACTCTCAGAGGAAGAGGCTTCACAGCGCTGCCAACAGGATGCACAAGCTGAAGAGCGAAGGTTTCATGAAG GTGCTGAAAAATGAGGTGGAGCTAATGGCAAAGATGGCAAAGACCATAGACAGCTTTACGCAACATCAGACCAGACTGGCGGTCGTTATCGATGGACTGGACTCCTGCGAACAGGACAAAGTTCTACAGATGCTTGACACA GTACGGGTGCTCTTCTCCAAAGggtccttcatctccatctttgcCAGTGACCCACACATCATTATCAAAGCCATCAACCAGAACCTGAACAGCGTTCTGCGAGACTCCAACATCAACGGTCATGACTACATGAGGAACATTGTGCACCTACCAGTTTTCCTTAACAGCAGGGGCCTGTCCAGCGCCAAGAAGATGTGCACTTCTACATCCACCAACGGGGATGCCACTAACGTTGATG GTTGGCATGAGGAGTTGGACAGGAAGTTGTCCCAGCACAGTCTGGGAGAATTAACAAAGTTTGGCAGTAAGACCACTCTGACTCGCAGG GACACATTCCGGCGGCGTCAGGTGCAGCGCACGGTGACGCGACAAATGTCATTCGACCTGACAaagctgatggtgacggaggaCTGGTTCAGTGACATCAGTCCACAGACGATGAGGCGGCTGCTGAACATCGTCTCGCTCACTG GTCGTCTTCTGCGAGCCAATCAGATCACTTTCAACTGGGACCGTTTGGCCTCCTGGATCAACCTGACAGAGCAGTGGCCCTACAGGACCTCGTGGCTCATCCTGTACCTGGAAGAGACTGAGGCGGTCCCGGACCACGCCACCCTTAAGACCATCTATGAGAG AGTGTCCAAGAACATCCCTACTACTAAAGACGTGGAGCCGCTGCTTGAGATTGACGGAGACGTTCGTAGCTTTGAAGTCTTCCTGTCCTCGCGTACACCTGTCCTGACAGCTAAAGACATCCGAACCTTCCTGCCTTGCACCGTTAATTTGGACCCTAAACTCCGAGAGATCATCACAG ATGTTCTTGCTGCCAGGGAACAAATGAATATGAGTGGAGTCAACTATCCAACACTACCTTTGCCAGAAGTGCAGCCCCGCCCCACCTCAGTGTACTCCCAGGTGTCGTCAACGTGCTCGCCCTCCGCCTCCTTTAGTGGACCCTTTaaccagccagcagggggcgtgcTTTCCCCGCAGCCACACAGCAGCTACTATAGTGGCCTATCTGGACCACAGCACCCGTTCTACAACAGG CCTTATTTCCCCCACCACCTTTGTCAGCTGCCACGCCCACTTATggcctccacccacccatcacaCCTGCACCCATGTCAACCTAAAGTCTGCATCAGTCAGGATTTCTCAGCTGCACCT tgTAAGGGTTCATCTTTGAAAAAGACACAG GGGTCTGTGGTGTCAACTGGTCCCACTATCTTCCTCGGCTCCATGACAACGGAGGCGGTCTGTGAGCTTTTACGGCAGATTGAAGGCATCGACCTGAGCATGCTGGGACAGTACGGCGCCACCGTCAagaag GCCAACGTAAATGGCAGAGTTCTGTCTCAGTGCAACATCGACGAGCTGAAGAAGGAGATGAACATGAACTTTGGAGACTGGCAACTGTTCAGAGCAACG GTTCTCAACATGCGACACATCGAGAATCAACTGCTCCACGAGGAAGCTGCCAGCGAGCAAGGCAGCCTTGTAGGGAGCCACGCTGATGCTGGAAGGCGAGGGGGGGCTCCGCCTCATGCCAGCGCTACCAATGCCGATGGATCGCCGATGTATAACTTCAACCTGAGCTTTGAGGAGCTGAGCAATGTGGGCCTGGACGAGTCAACGAGACAGGGAGGCGTTCCCTGGATG GGCGCTGCTCATCGCACGGCGAGCATGAGCAGCCTGAATTCTCAAGAGTCCTCCAACGACATCGGCAAACTGACCGACAAGCAACAGGCCGAGTACAGAAACGCCTACCAGGAGTACATAGCTCAGATGTCGCAGTTAGAGTTGAGCGGCGCTGGTGGCGGAGAAAGGCCCGTCGAGCCACAACCCGGGCAGTTTATGAATTTGTCTGATGATAAGAACAGAGAAGAGCATGATGGACGTAAACCCTTCAGCAAAAGGAGCGGTGCCAAACTGGCAGCAGACAACACTGACTTCTCCAACACCGATAGCCTGGATCCAATCACAGAAGAAGATGAGAAGGGCGAGCACGGGTCCTCCAGGACTCCGGTGCCTTGCAGGTCCTCGGCTGGAAGAGGCGGGCTGTTCCAGGGTGCCGCCGACCTAAAGCTGAAGGCTGGCGGCGGGCTGCGCTACCAAAAGTTGACAAGTGACGACAATGAGTCAGAGGAGTCTGACAACGCTCCTCGGATGAAGGATCAGAAGACCGAACTCAAACCACCAGCCAGCATGCTCGCTCTGAAGGGGAAGGACTCGCTCTCAGATGCCATGCTGGACAAGAAGGAGTCATCCGACTCCGGTGTGCGCTCCAGTGAAAGCTCACCCAACCACTCGCTTCAGGACGAGGAGGCAGATCTCTCCAACCGGTCCAACCTGATTGAGCTGAACGACGACAGCCTGGTTTGCCCTCAAGGggctcccagcagcctctgtgGCCTGCAGGACCCTGCCGTGGTCCGCATGTCCATCTGCTCTGAGGATCAGTGCAGCCTTCTGGCCAGTAGTCCTGAAGAAAGCTGGCCCTCATCAAAGACCTACAACCTGAACCGCACCCCCAGCAACGTGACactcaacaacaacaccaatgCTCAGCACGCCAACCGCCATCAGCAGCCCGCGGAGAGCTCCATCGGCACCACCTCCTCTAGCGACATCATCGtgtccagcacctcctccaggcccGGGCCCAACAACGAGAACGTCCGAGTGGTGCACCTGAAGAGGGGTGTGACTCCTGGCGAGCCCCCAGAGATATGCACCATGTCATGTGACACCGTCACCTTTAGCGAGGAGCGCGAGAGCATCCTGTGA